A single region of the Micropterus dolomieu isolate WLL.071019.BEF.003 ecotype Adirondacks linkage group LG02, ASM2129224v1, whole genome shotgun sequence genome encodes:
- the nupr1b gene encoding nuclear protein 1b: MSHVDVKNLKPSRFEDEYFDQYEYYNLTDKYAEGSARKGRTKKEASDNTNRHNPSGHERKIVEKLQNSEKKAKE; the protein is encoded by the exons ATGAGCCACGTCGACGTGAAGAATCTGAAGCCCAGCCGCTTTGAAGACGAGTATTTCgaccagtatgaatattataACCTGACCGATAAATACGCAG AAGGCTCGGCCCGTAAAGGCAGGACAAAGAAGGAGGCCAGTGACAACACCAACAGGCACAACCCCTCCGGACATGAGCGCAAAATTGTGGAGAAACTCCAAAACTCCGAGAAGAAAGCCAAGGAGTGA
- the sgf29 gene encoding SAGA-associated factor 29: MSADTKIAELLTELHQLIKQTQEERSRSEHNLLNIQKTHERMQTENKTSPYYRTKLRGLYTTAKADAEAECGILRHALDKIAEIKSLLEERRIAAKMAGVYSDSDPPRKTMRRGVLMTLLQQSAMTLPLWIGKPGESPPPLCGATPASSDYVAKQGDKVAARVKAVDGDEQWILAEVVSYNHSTNKYEVDDIDEEGKERHTLSRRRIIPLPQWKANPETDPEALFSKDQLVLALYPQTTCFYRALIHTPPHRPQDDYSVLFEDTSYADGYSPPLNVAQRYVVACKENKKK, translated from the exons ATGTCAGCCGACACGAAGATTGCCGAGCTGCTCACAGAGCTCCATCAGCTCATCAAGCAGACACAG gagGAGAGGTCCCGCAGTGAACACAACCTGCTCAACATTCAGAAAACACATGAGAGGATGCAGACGGAAAACAAAA CCTCCCCATACTACCGGACCAAGCTGAGGGGACTGTACACCACGGCCAAGGCCGACGCTGAGGCAGAGTGCGG CATCCTGCGTCACGCTCTCGATAAAATTGCAGAGATCAAGTCTTTGTTGGAGGAGAGGAGAATAG cTGCTAAGATGGCAGGAGTTTACAGCGACAGCGACCCCCCCAGGAAGACGATGAGGCGAGGCGTCCTGATGACGCTCCTGCAGCAGTCGGCCATGACGCTCCCTCTGTGGATCGGCAAGCCGGGGGAGAG CCCCCCTCCTCTGTGCGGGGCGACTCCGGCCAGCAGCGACTACGTGGCCAAACAGGGCGACAAGGTGGCCGCGAGGGTGAAGGCCGTGGACGGAGACGAGCAGTGGATCCTGGCTGAGGTGGTCAGCTACAACCACTCCACCAACAA ATATGAAGTGGACGACATTGATGAAGAAGGCAAAGA GAGACACACTCTGAGCAGGCGGCGGATCATCCCTCTGCCGCAGTGGAAGGCCAACCCAGAGACGGACCCAGAGGCCCTGTTCAGCAAGGACCAGCTGGTGCTGGCCCTCTACCCGCAGACCACCTGCTTCTACCGGGCCCTCATCCACACCCCGCCACACAGG CCTCAGGACGACTACTCGGTGCTGTTCGAGGACACGTCGTACGCCGACGGTTACTCCCCTCCGCTCAACGTGGCCCAGAGATACGTGGTCGCCTGCaaggagaacaagaagaagtGA